The genome window CGAAAGCACTTCGCCTTTGAAGATCAACACCTTGACACCGATGATGCCATAGGTGGTCTTGGCTTCGGCGAAGCCGTAATCGATGTTGGCGCGCAGGGTGTGCAGAGGCACGCGACCTTCGCGATACCATTCGGTACGACTCATTTCCGCCCCGCCCAAGCGACCCGAGCAGTTGATCTTGATGCCCTGGGCGCCGAACTTGAGAGCTTGGCTGACGCTTTTTTTCATCGCGCGGCGAAAGGCCACGCGTCGCTCGAGTTGAAGAGCGACGTTCTCGGCGACAAGCTGGGCGTCGATTTCGGGCTTGCGCACTTCCTGGATGTTGATGAAGACTTCCTTGTCGGTCA of Geoalkalibacter sp. contains these proteins:
- the rpsC gene encoding 30S ribosomal protein S3, giving the protein MGQKVHPVGFRLGVIRTWDSRWYAENNYADLVHEDIKLRAYLKKRLYHAGIAKIEIERAANKAKINIFAARPGIIIGKKGSEVEALKKELAKLTDKEVFINIQEVRKPEIDAQLVAENVALQLERRVAFRRAMKKSVSQALKFGAQGIKINCSGRLGGAEMSRTEWYREGRVPLHTLRANIDYGFAEAKTTYGIIGVKVLIFKGEVLSQEQQS